The Tistrella mobilis DNA segment GCGCCCAGGGCGCCGAGCTTGCCCAGCGCATCCGCTCGCGCGCCGATCGCGAGCGCACGGTGCTGCTGGCGGAAGCCCGCCGCGAATCGCAGATCGCCCGCGGTGAAGGCGATGCCCAGGCCAGCCGGATCTTCGCCGAAAGCTTCGGCAAGGATGCGCAGTTCTTCGACTTCTACCGCAGCCTTCAGGCCTATCGCACGGCGCTCGGCAATTCCGACACCACCATGGTGCTGACGCCCGAAGGCGACTTCTTCCGCTATTTCGGTGCCGACGGCCAGCTCCGCCTGCCGGGCCAGACGCCCGCTGCCGGCAACTGACCCTGCGCGTACCGCACGCGAAGACGAACTAAAGACGAACCAACGGCCGTCCCGGGCAACCGGGGCGGCCGTTGGTCGTTGAGCATGAGGTCTAGGAGGGGGCAGCCGGTCCGGTGCGGGGCTTGCATGCGTCCGATCTGCGCGCCACCTTTATCTCTCAAGACAGAAGGCGGATGAGGGCAGAAGGCGGATGAGGTCAGGATGAGCCGTGTTGCCATCAAGGTGTTGACGACCGTGACCGCTCCCTACGGAGGGTCGCTGTCCGCGCATGATCTGGCCGGCCGGATCGCCGATCCCGGCAGTGCCGAGCGCTGTGACCCACTGGTTTTCGCCTTCTTCTCCGAAGTCAGCCCCGGGTTGCAGCAGGCTTTCATCGACGAGATGCATGTCGATCCGACGGCCGCACGGCAGGTTGCTGCGCGGTTTTCCGAACTGGCGGGGTATAGCCTGCCGTTTGTCAGCGAGTGCCGTTTGGCAGCCTGATCCGACAGACAGTCACATCGCCGGCCGGACCGTCACACCACCGGGTTGGGCATCTCGCGATGCACCGCCTCGATCGCCTGGAGCAGGTCGGGGCTGAGGTCGAGCTCGGCGGCGGCGAGGATCGGGGCCAGCTGGTCGGGGCGGGAGACGCCGGGCAGGGCGGAGGCGATGCCCGGCCGGCCGATGGTCCAGGCGACGGCCATGGTCGCCGGGTGCAGGCCGTGTTCGCGGGCGAGGGCGACATAGCGATCGGCGGCGGTGATGGCGCGGGCATGGCCGTAGCGGGCCTGGAAGCGCGGCGGGAAGGCGTTCAGCCGGGCCTCGGGGCCGGCACCGCCGGTGGCGCCGTACTTGCCGGTCAGCACGCCCATGGCGATGGGCGAGAAGGCGAGCATGCCGATGCCCTCGTTCACGCAGACTTCCGACATGCCGTCGTCATAGACCCGCTTCAGCAGGTGATAGACGTTCTGCAGCGACACGATCCGGGCGGTGCCGAGCGCTTCGGCCCGGGCCGCCAGACGGGTGAGGCCCCAGGGCGTCTCGTTGCTGACGCCCGGATAGCGGACCTTGCCGGCCCGCACCAGCCGGTCGAGCGCTTCGAGCTGCTCGTCCATCGGCGTCACGCGGTCGGGCCAATGGGTCTGGTAGAGATCGATCACGTCGGTGCCGAGCCGTTTCAGGCTCTCCTCCACCGCGCGTTCGATATGGAAGCGGTCGAGCGCGCCCAGCCCGCCGCGGATATGGCCGACGATGCCGCGGCCCGGCCCGTCGCCCGGGCCCGACACCTTGGTCGCCACGATCACCCGGTCGCGCGGCACCGTCTTCAGGAAGGCGCCGAGGATGCGCTCGCTGGCGCCCTGGGTCTCGGGCGTCTGGGGCACGGCATACATCTCGGCGGTGTCGAACAGGGTCACGCCGGCCTCGAAGGCCTCGGCCATGATCCGCACCGATGTCCGCTCGTCGAGCTGCGAGCCGAAGGTCATGGTGCCGAGCGAGATTTCCGAAACCAGAAGGCCGCTCCGGCCGAGGCGCCGATATCGCATGAAATGCTCCGTCACGGATGGGCATGGACCGCGCCCGTTGCCGGGCGGGCGCAAGCTTGCTACAGGTGATAGGGACTGTCCACCATGCCTCCGCCGACCGGTTCCGCCGACGACGCTGCCGCATCCGTGGTCCACTCCGCCCCGCAGACCACCGTCTCGAGGAGCCCGGCATGAACGACCTGCTGACCGCCATCGGCCTCGTGCTGGTGTTCGAGGGTGCCGTCTACGCATTGTTTCCGCGCGGAATGAAGCGGATGATCGTGGCGGTGCTGGCCGAACCGGAGGACCGCCTCCGGGTGGGCGGCGCGGTGATCGCGGCCATCGGCGTCGGCCTTGTATGGTGGCTGCGCGGATAGCGCCTGCGTGCATCCGCGCTTGATCCACCCCGGCCCCCCGCCTACATCGGATCTTCGTAGCCT contains these protein-coding regions:
- a CDS encoding aldo/keto reductase — protein: MRYRRLGRSGLLVSEISLGTMTFGSQLDERTSVRIMAEAFEAGVTLFDTAEMYAVPQTPETQGASERILGAFLKTVPRDRVIVATKVSGPGDGPGRGIVGHIRGGLGALDRFHIERAVEESLKRLGTDVIDLYQTHWPDRVTPMDEQLEALDRLVRAGKVRYPGVSNETPWGLTRLAARAEALGTARIVSLQNVYHLLKRVYDDGMSEVCVNEGIGMLAFSPIAMGVLTGKYGATGGAGPEARLNAFPPRFQARYGHARAITAADRYVALAREHGLHPATMAVAWTIGRPGIASALPGVSRPDQLAPILAAAELDLSPDLLQAIEAVHREMPNPVV
- a CDS encoding DUF2065 domain-containing protein, which encodes MNDLLTAIGLVLVFEGAVYALFPRGMKRMIVAVLAEPEDRLRVGGAVIAAIGVGLVWWLRG